GCTCTGTTCCATCCAGCCTTTTACACCGATCCCCTAAAGAAGAAAGTCTCAACCTACTTGGGTACAAGCCAACCCCAACTTAGCCAGAGAGAGGAGCAAGCAGTGTACTGCACCCCGTTTGTCAAGCCGGCACTAACTGAGTATTGTGGCTGACGTGTTGAGCCTCAAATCTCTCGGGAGACTGATACCCGAGAGATGAGTGCAGGTAATCACGGTTGTAATGTTTGATCCAGTTGTCGAGAGCAAGGGCTAATTCAAAAGGACTACGCCACTCGCGAAGCCAAAGGCATTCTTCTTTGAGAGTGCGCATCATGCGTTCGGTATCGGCATTGCCTCTGGGGTTGTTGTAGCTGGTAAAGGCCTGGTGGACACTGGTGCAATGACAAGCTTTCATGAAGGCCAGAGACGTAGGCTGAGACCCGTTGTCGGACATCAGGTGAAGGTTATGCTCACGGGCGCCATTTGGGAACTGACGGTTGAGGGCCATGTCGAGAGCCTCCAGCCAGTCCTGGGACGTAGAACGTAGGCCGACTTGATAACCGACGATTTTTTTGGTGTACCAGTCGAGCACGAGAACGACATAGATCCAGCCGAAGCTATCGACACAGACCTTGGTCATGTCGATACCCCACCATTGGTTAGGGGCAGAGGCGCGGGGTTTGGATTTGGTGTAAGTACGCTTGGCCCGGAGTTTTCTGCGGGTGATAGCCAACAGGTCGTGTTGATTCATGAGGCGATAGACACGTTTCTGGTTGACTTCGATGCCGTCGACATAACGCAAGTGAGCCCAGACACGGCGGTAGCCCCAGAAGGGGTGGTCAAGTTTGATTTCTCGGATACGCTTCAAGATGGGCGCGTTACGTTTGTCAACCTTGGGATAAGGTTTCCGGGTCATCCGAACACCTCGTCGCTTTTTTTTAATTCAAGGGTGAGTTCGCCGACGAGAGCACGGAGCTTGTGGATTTCGCGCTCCATGCGGGCTTCTTTGCGGGAGGTAGAGGAGACCTCAAAGGTCTTGGAGGCATTGTTGAGGAACTGATCCCGCCACTGGTAGTACTGGGCCTGGGAGATTTGGTGCTCGTTGCAGATTTCGGACACGGGAGTGCCTTTGAGACCCTGGATGACGATCAAAGCCTTCTTTTCAGGGGACCACTGGCGTTTCTTCACGGCTGACCTCCTTTTCTTGGCCAGCCACATTGTACTTAGTTTCTACAGGCTAGGTCCAAATGGGGAGCAGTATAGCAGGGTACGTAGAGTTCTTCAAGAAGGAAGGCCGGATGACAGAAGACTATGTTCGAAGCCAAGTGGAACGCAACATGGCTGGATTTGAGAACTGGAGCACCTGGGACTTCGAAGGAATCCTTGATGCCACAGCCTCTGCGCCCGGATTGGATCGACTTCATCATTTTGTGAACAGTTTCTTAGTAGGTTACCAGCCGTTTGCCGCGGATTCTCTGCTCGAAATTCTTCATACAGTGGCCATATGTAAAACCTATAAGCGCGATGATCTCCAGTATGGAAGATCCAGATAGATCTGGCAGAACTCCAGGCAAGCGTTCTTACACGCGAAAGGGGACTGTGAAGATCACGCTATCCTCTTGGCAGACTGGCTGATCGAGGCTGGCTACGATGCCCGTGTGGCGCTAGGGTATTGTGACGAAGGATTTCATGCATGGGTGGTACTTCTATATGAGGGCAAGGAGTTTGTCTTGGAAGCGACCACAAGGATGAGACCAAGTAAGTGGGAATATTACCCTCAGGTCTTCAGATTGTCGGAATACAGACCTTGTTACCAATTCAACCGGGAATTCTTTTGGGTGAATAACAGCAGTGAGACGAACCGCTACTATACCGGGGGCAGCTGGGAATTGGTGTCCAAGTTTGTGAGTGAGAGAAGGGGGTAGGATTATGACTGGGGGACACACCAGAGAATAGGTGTCAGGTCTCTCATTCGGAACTTTTTATAACGTCCTTTCGAGAGACCTGTCACTTGTCCTTGTCGACATTTCCACAGATAAATATACATATAAGAGTATTGCTAATTATATGGCTATATGGTAAGCTTTCTTTATGAAAAAGACTCGGTTTCAGTGGGACCCAAGGAAGGACCTTCAAAACCAAAAGAAGCACGGGGTTTCCTTTGCCGAGGCCCAGTATGCCTTTGCAGATCCTAATCGAGTCATAGCTGAGGACCTGGAGCATAGTAGACGAGAGAAGCGCTATTACTGTTTCGGTGAGGTTGACGGTGGCATTCTCACGGTCCGGTTCACGTACCGTGGTGGGGTCATCAGAATATTTGGAGCCGGCTATTGGCGGAAAGGAAAGGCAATCTATGATCAAGAAAACTAACTATTCGGACGAGCCGTTGGGAGACATCAAGATAGTCCGCGACTTCCTGCCTTCTCCTGATGAACTTGCATTCAGAGATGAGGGTGTCAAAGTGACCATCGCCCTCAGCAAGAAAAGCGTTGAGTTCTTTCGAGCTGAGGCTGAGAAACATGACACGCAGTATCAGCGAATGATTCGGAGACTGTTGGATGCTTACGTAGATGCCTATTCTGAACCGCTAACAAAGCGACCAACTGCACGCGGTAAACGCCGCCGAGCCGCTTAGCTCAAGCTGTTATGCAGATCAGACTATTTTGACAAAAGGAAAAGCTATGACCGAGGTGGAAATATTACACAATCCCCGTTGTTCGAAAAGTCGTCAGGTGCTTGAGCTTCTTGCTCAAAGGGGATTAGAGCCGAAAATTACCGAGTATCTCAGGGAGCCGCCGTCCGCAGCGGCAATCGAAGGAATTGCTGCCAAACTAGGGCTAAAACCGTCTCAGTTTCTGCGCAAAGGCGAATATGCCAAACTCGGTATTACACAGGCAGAAACGGAAGCGGGTATTGTCCGGCAGATGGAAGAGCATCCTATATTGATTGAACGCCCCATTGTCATTAGGGGAAACAGAGCTAAGCTTGGCCGTCCGCCGGAAGCTGTCCTTGAGATTTTGTAATACAAAACCCCCCAATACCGCGGGAAGAATAAGCGGGGTGTTGCGCTGGGCTGCCCGAATTCTCAGCGGTATTCTCCTTCTTCTCTTCACTGTGTTCACAGTCGCGGAGGGTCTCCCCGGACCCTCGTCGCTTTCGGCTGCTGAAATCTTAATGTTCCTTGCTGTGATCACCATGCTTGCGGGACTAGTGTTGGCTTTTTGGCGCGAATCCTTCGGGTGTATTTGTATTTTTGGCGGGTATGTTTGCTTTAGCCTGATTGACAAGCAGTTCCATATTACCGACCCGTTTGCGGCTTTTCCCATAGTGGGGTTATTGTATGTGGGTGCTTGGTTGGGATCCTCGAAATAGATCCCCGGTCTTCCGATCCGGCAGTTAATCCAAATCTATCCCGCTACCAATCCATGCGCCAACGCGGTTTTCTGGACTAACTCGTTTAGCTTTCGGAGCTCTTCCGGAGAAACGGGTTTGCCCTTGGCCTCTTCCGTGGAACAGAGATAGCACAGGTAATCTTTAGGCTGATGCTTGGCGCATCCGAGCAGCCGTTTGGTTACATCAGCCGGATCTGAGACCATTACCAAATCCAAGAGTGCGAGTTCGGGATGGAGGGTTTCCAGGAGAATGACCGCCTGTTCCACGTTTGTTGCGCGTTCGATCGTATAGGCGCCGCCGCATTTGCGCGGGTTGCGGAAGTATTCCAGCAGGGTATGCGCGATTTCATCCGAGGGCTCGAACAGCAAAAGACGTGCCAGGGGCTGGCCGGTCTCTGCGTTGGCCAAGGTCCGGCCCATAATGACCTGTTTGAGGTCTTCCTCGTTCTTTTCTTTGAGTAAGATTTTGACGGCATCGATGAGTTCGCCCAGTGCCAGGGGTTTTGTGAAAAATCCGTCACATCCGAGCGCGCACACCGCGGTCTTGCGCTCCGGGTAACCGGTGACCACCACGACTTTGGTTTGGGGTGCTGTGCTCTTGATGTGGCGCAGGACTTCCTCGCCGGGGATTCCGGGCATATGCAGGTCCAATAAAACCAATTCAAACTCGTTTGCGCCGAGCTTTTCAATGGCCTCGTTGCCCGACGC
The window above is part of the Candidatus Omnitrophota bacterium genome. Proteins encoded here:
- a CDS encoding transglutaminase domain-containing protein yields the protein MWQNSRQAFLHAKGDCEDHAILLADWLIEAGYDARVALGYCDEGFHAWVVLLYEGKEFVLEATTRMRPSKWEYYPQVFRLSEYRPCYQFNREFFWVNNSSETNRYYTGGSWELVSKFVSERRG
- a CDS encoding BrnT family toxin, encoding MKKTRFQWDPRKDLQNQKKHGVSFAEAQYAFADPNRVIAEDLEHSRREKRYYCFGEVDGGILTVRFTYRGGVIRIFGAGYWRKGKAIYDQEN
- the arsC gene encoding arsenate reductase (glutaredoxin) (This arsenate reductase requires both glutathione and glutaredoxin to convert arsenate to arsenite, after which the efflux transporter formed by ArsA and ArsB can extrude the arsenite from the cell, providing resistance.), which encodes MTEVEILHNPRCSKSRQVLELLAQRGLEPKITEYLREPPSAAAIEGIAAKLGLKPSQFLRKGEYAKLGITQAETEAGIVRQMEEHPILIERPIVIRGNRAKLGRPPEAVLEIL
- a CDS encoding response regulator, yielding MVFKLLVVDDEKEVTATLSEFFLDQGFMVEQAASGNEAIEKLGANEFELVLLDLHMPGIPGEEVLRHIKSTAPQTKVVVVTGYPERKTAVCALGCDGFFTKPLALGELIDAVKILLKEKNEEDLKQVIMGRTLANAETGQPLARLLLFEPSDEIAHTLLEYFRNPRKCGGAYTIERATNVEQAVILLETLHPELALLDLVMVSDPADVTKRLLGCAKHQPKDYLCYLCSTEEAKGKPVSPEELRKLNELVQKTALAHGLVAG